In Euphorbia lathyris chromosome 9, ddEupLath1.1, whole genome shotgun sequence, the following are encoded in one genomic region:
- the LOC136206383 gene encoding mitochondrial succinate-fumarate transporter 1 produces the protein MKDSTEENASPIVKKGAAVPPYMKAVSGSLGGIVEACCLQPIDVIKTRLQLDRVGTYKGIIHCGKTVSQTEGVRALWKGLTPFATHLTLKYSLRMGSNAVFQGPFKDSETGHISNRGRLMAGFGAGVLEALAIVTPFEVVKIRLQQQKGLSPELFKYKGPIHCARIIVREEGLFGLWAGAAPTVMRNGTNQAAMFTAKNAFDVVLWKKHEGDGKALQPWQSMISGFLAGTAGPMCTGPFDVVKTRLMAQTREGGGGLKYKGMIHAIRTIYAEEGLRALWKGLLPRLMRIPPGQAIMWAVADQITGLYEKRYMHNAPL, from the exons ATGAAAGATTCAACGGAGGAAAACGCCAGCCCCATCGTCAAGAAGGGGGCAGCGGTTCCTCCGTACATGAAGGCGGTGTCGGGGTCCTTAGGAGGGATAGTTGAGGCTTGCTGTTTGCAACCGATTGATGTTATCAAGACTAGGTTGCAGCTCGATAGGGTTGGCACCTATAAGGGAATCATCCATTGCGGCAAGACTGTCTCGCAAACGGAAGGGGTGCGAGCTCTATGGAAGGGATTGACTCCGTTCGCGACGCACCTGACATTGAAATACTCTCTGCGAATGGGGTCGAATGCGGTGTTTCAGGGGCCTTTTAAGGACTCCGAGACTGGTCATATAAGCAATCGTGGGAGACTTATGGCAGGATTTGGTGCTGGGGTTCTCGAGGCTCTTGCTATTGTTACGCCTTTTGAG GTGGTGAAAATTAGACTACAGCAGCAAAAAGGGTTGAGTCCCGAGCTATTCAAGTACAAGGGTCCAATACATTGTGCTCGTATTATTGTACGCGAAGAAGGCCTCTTTGGACTCTGGGCTGGGGCTGCCCCAACTGTTATGCGCAATGGGACAAACCAGGCTGCCATGTTTACTGCAAAAAATGCTTTTGATGTCGTATTGTGGAAGAAACATGAAGGTGATGGAAAAGCCCTGCAACCGTGGCAGTCCATGATATCGGGATTTTTGGCTGGAACAGCAGGTCCAATGTGCACAGGTCCATTTGATGTTGTCAAAACAAGACTGATGGCTCAGACTCGAGAGGGTGGTGGTGGTTTGAAATACAAAGGCATGATCCATGCTATTAGAACAATATATGCTGAGGAAGGGCTCCGTGCCTTGTGGAAGGGGCTGCTTCCACGGCTTATGAGGATCCCACCTGGCCAAGCTATAATGTGGGCTGTGGCTGACCAAATTACAGGTCTGTATGAGAAGAGATATATGCACAATGCTCCCTTGTAG
- the LOC136206408 gene encoding chlorophyll synthase, chloroplastic, with product MASSLRSVLSINSSTIHTNRVRTHSLLPPLSISVTRRRFTIRATETDANEVKPQAPDKAPASSGSSFNQLLGIKGAAQETNKWKIRLQLTKPVTWPPLVWGVVCGAAASGNFHWNFEDVAKSIVCMLMSGPFLTGYTQTVNDYYDREIDAINEPYRPIPSGAISENEVITQVWVLLLGGLGLGGLLDVWAGHNFPIIFYLALGGSLLSYIYSAPPLKLKQNGWIGNFALGASYISLPWWAGQALFGTLTPDIIVLTILYSIAGLGIAIVNDFKSIEGDRAMGLQSLPVAFGAETAKWICVGAIDITQISVAGYLLGAGKPYYALALLALIIPQVVFQFQYFLKDPVKYDVKYQASAQPFLVLGLLVTALATSH from the exons gGCGTAGATTTACAATTAGAGCAACAGAGACTGATGCTAATGaag TTAAACCTCAGGCACCAGATAAGGCGCCTGCCAGTAGCGGTTCAAGTTTCAACCAGCTTCTTGGCATCAAAGGAGCGGCGCAAGAAACG AACAAATGGAAGATCCGTCTTCAACTCACAAAACCTGTTACTTGGCCTCCATTGGTCTGGGGAGTAGTTTGTGGAGCTGCTGCTTCTG GAAACTTTCATTGGAATTTTGAAGATGTTGCTAAGTCAATTGTCTGCATGCTGATGTCTGGCCCATTTCTCACCGGATACACACAG ACGGTAAATGATTACTATGACCGAGAAATTGATGCTATTAACGAACCTTATCGACCAATTCCATCAGGGGCGATCTCCGAGAATGAG GTTATAACTCAAGTCTGGGTATTACTCCTAGGAGGCCTTGGCCTGGGCGGTTTATTGGATGTATGG GCAGGGCATAACTTTCCTATAATCTTCTATCTTGCTCTGGGTGGATCCTTACTGTCATACATATACTCTGCCCCACCGTTGAAG CTGAAACAAAATGGATGGATTGGAAATTTTGCCCTTGGAGCAAGCTATATCAGTTTACCATG GTGGGCTGGTCAAGCATTGTTCGGGACTCTTACACCTGACATAATCGTTCTGACTATATTGTACAGCATTGCTGGG CTTGGAATTGCAATTGTAAATGACTTCAAAAGTATTGAAGGAGATAGAGCAATGGGTCTTCAG TCACTTCCAGTAGCTTTTGGGGCTGAAACTGCCAAGTGGATATGTGTTGGTGCTATCGACATTACTCAAATCTCTGTGGCAG GTTATCTGCTAGGAGCTGGTAAACCTTATTATGCCTTGGCCCTACTTGCTTTGATAATTCCACAGGTCGTTTTTCAG TTCCAGTACTTCCTGAAGGACCCTGTGAAGTATGATGTTAAATACCAG GCAAGTGCCCAGCCTTTTCTCGTTCTGGGTCTGTTGGTGACTGCTTTAGCAACAAGTCACTAA